One Leptodactylus fuscus isolate aLepFus1 chromosome 11, aLepFus1.hap2, whole genome shotgun sequence genomic window, CATTATTGCTACATCTATACCtctcatctatctctctctcatatctatctacctgtctcctatctatcttatcttatatggagCCATCTCTCTTTTCCTCTCATCTCCATCTATCTGACCTATGGGTACTATTATGGATTATATATGGAGTGTTATCATTTCTATGACCTGTCAGAGCAGACACGGTGAAGGTGCTGGACTGGTACCAGTACGTGGACGACCATCCGGACCACCCAGAAGCCTTTGCAAGAGAACCCTTCGCTGTCCGCTTTCACTCGCCAACCACAGGTCTGACTCTCCTGAGATATATATCTATGCTACATACAGTACTGGAGCCGCGGACCTCTTGTAACATGGTGTTACTTTTTACAGTTGTTAAGGATTTTGCCCTGATGTCTCACCACACGTGTCCGACCAGGGCAGCCAGTGAGATCAACAAACTCTTACATGTCATGCTGCAGGTGAAGAGCCAATGGAAAATGGAGGTGGGTCCAAAATGAGAGTCAGAAGTCCCCAACACACGAAGACTATGTATACACATACTAACCAACTCCAGTACAGGGGACGACACAGGTTGTCACCTCTCCCGGCATGTCTTATATCCCCCCTGAAATTTCAGCTGGATGTTTAGACGTTAATACCATATTATTTGTCCTGACTTTTCTCAGAGTCTCATGCTCCTCGGCGACCTCAACGCTGCATGTGGCTATGTCACAGCCGAGGAATGGCGGAACATTCAGCGCCGGAGCAGCGACACATTCCACTGGCTGATTGGCGATAAAGATGACACAACGGTGAACCAGAAGACGCACTGCGCCTATGACCGGTAAGGCCAGGTCTGAGGGGCAACCCATAAAAAGCGTACATATATTCTTTGCACTCTCTTCCACCTTCTGGAGAATATTAAtactggtttttgtttttttcttatatgATTTGCCAAGAATTGTGGTACACGGGGCagaacttcttaaagggattgtaccggGATCTGCAAAACCCTTCAATTTCAAAAGAAAACTTGGACTATCTGAGGAGGAGGTGAGAacacgtgaacatacccttacaggtcTTATTCAGACAGGCATAACACATCCCCATGTTAACATCTGTTTAATGGCAACAAATACCATCCTGTCCACCTAATGACCCCCACTTACAGAATCATAGATCCCCCCATGATGCTTCTAGTCCAGGCTAAGATAGAATGTACAGCCAAAATACATCCACACAATGCTGTCTGAATGGGGCCTAAAAGAGTAGATAATGCATGGCcccaccagacaacccctttaaccttgccTATTCTGGTGCAGGCTCTGGAGGTCAGCGACCATTATCCAGTAGAGGTGAATCTGCGGCCTGATCCTCGGATGGAGCGGGAGCTGTGATCATTGCTTCTATACGATGACTCTAATAAAGGATTTATTATGGCCGCTGCATCTTGTACAGGTTTATCAGGGGAAAGGTTGCTCATATAAAGGTGTATATGCATCGTGTCTGCTCCTTACAGAACTGATCTTAGACGGGGTGTTGGTTTGTACAAATCCATTCAGTCATGGCCTGTGCTGCCTGGATATTCAGGCCTTAGCCACACAGCTGTAATATGGCAGCACTGTAGGGTATTACATCCACAAACTGTCCTAACTGCAGCACTTTATAATAGGCTATACAGGCCTGCACAGGTAGGGGGCGCTACACAGTAATCACACTTCATGACTGAGCCCCAAttggaagaccccccccccccccgacaactACAATCCAGACTATCCATATTTCCTGAACCGATTTTGGTCTGGATCTCCTATGGCCCCTGTGGTATTTGCAGCATGGGACTAAGCCACAAGGATCCAGAGTCTCCAATTGTCAGACCACTATGATGGGCTTCAAACCAGAGAATATAGGCAATGTATAGTACATATGACTGTTTACAGGAACCAGTGACATGTGGCagtgtcagaattttttttttctcatcatcTCTGGTTTCCCTCCATACACATGGATGCTCAGCCAAAGGGCGAGACTCATCTGATAGCAGCTCATCTCCCAAATATCATTGGTCACTTTCCCCATCTCCACCACCTAAGAGGCCTCACATATTAGGTGCTCACACCTGTCAGCTGTATCGCACCAATGGCAGTGAACAGGCTTCTAGCACACGTACATGGTATAGTGGAAATTTCAGCTACTCCATGACTACTGCGACTCTGCAGTGAACGGGATAACGTAGGCCCCAACAGCATCTGCACTGCATTCTAGCCTTGTGAGCTGTAGCTATCCCAAGCACAATTAGATTTATTTCTTGCCATGATAAGACAGATCATTGTTTTTATAAGGTATAGAAGGTAGAACTACTAATACCAGCCGCCCTCTATGTCAGACCAGTGAATGGTGAGCTGACTACAGGCACATTCCTGACACTTGTGACATTCACAgaacagtatggttaagtgtaAGGCTGAACATGCACAGGCTGCAGTCCTAATTCCTGACCAAAGATCTCCATGCCACCCTGTGACTCCTTTAATGCAAGCGAAGTTGCATTGTGAGTCCAAGCATGCTGCCACTGCTCAATATTTGGCTAGAAGTCACAGTTCGAGCATCTTCCAGGTCATTGTGCGAGCAATCACTGACATGGCTGAAGGAGTTGTGGCCACAACATGGCAATCTTTGGTCACAGGACAGAAGTTCCACGTACCCCCGGCTACAGACTCCACTGTTCTAACATACCCTTTAGTAACACCATAACAAGCCAGTCTACAAACCAGCTAAAATACATCTGACTAATAGCAATGACACAAGGACCACGTGCTTACTGTACTTAGAACTTTATTGATACAAGATCTCAAAAGAACCAGGACCAGTTAAAAGTGCAGCCTCCTTAGACAGCATGCAGTGCTCTCCATTTATCCAGGGGACCCCTGTTAGGGATGTACTTCACACCACAGCCATCGGGAATCAAACGCTTCTCAGCGACCATGGCCTCAAAGTTCTCTGCGTTGAACTTTGTGAATCCCCACTTCTTGGAAATGTGGATCTGAGGAGGGAACAATAGGAGGATCAGCCAAATGTTTTACTAGACAAGTAGTGAGCTCCCACCCTTGTGCAAGCAATAGCACCCGCTTTACCTTCTGACGGCCAGGGAACTTGAACTTAGCTCTACGCAGAGCTTCCACCACGTGCTCCTTGTTGGAGGTCTTGGTACGGATGGACATGATCACCTGTCCAATGTGGACTCTGGCCACTGTGCCTTGGGGTTTCCCGAAAGCACCACGCATACCAGTCTGGAGCCTGTGGGGAGTCATGTGCATTAGATACCATACAGCATAGTATATGGCTACTGTCTCCAAGGCCCCTTAGAGCACCCAGCATGGAGTGCCGGGTGCGTACACAGCCAGGGAGGTCTCTGTATGCAGCCATTGCACACCACCCTCTGATGGCAGCAGAAGCTGGTCGGCTTAATTAACTGCAAGCTCAGTCTACGAAGCGGACTAAAGGTTACCTATCAGCCCCGGCACAGGATAACATTTTGTTGATGCGGATGACATGGAATGGGTGGAGGCGCACTCTGATGTGGAAACCGTCCTTGCCACAGCTCTTCACCATGTACTTGTTGGCGCAGATACGGGCAGCCTCAAGAGCTGAGGAGAGAAGGTACATGTTATTTCTCAGGTCAAGTCCAACTCAAATCAGAGCCAAGACCAGTGATTGTGTCTCCAAGGTCCCTTAGAGCACTTTGTATGAAAGACAAAGCACATACACAACCAAGGAGGTTACTGTATGCAGCCATTGCACACCACCTTGCGATCACGGCACAAGCTGGTCGGCTTAATTAGCTGCAAATCCAAGGAGTTGTGGCAAGACATAGGTTAAAATTCCAAGGAATCTGGTGCAATGAAAGTCTGGGCCACTATGTAAGGCAGAGATCAGCACCTCAGCTGTTCCCAATTCAAACAAGTGACTGGaactgctgggatttgtagttacACAACCAGGATGCTAAAAGTTGGTGATCCCTGATGTAAGAGCGTTGGCCTGGCACTGCAGCAACTGTGGGCAGCTGAATATCAGCCACATGCAAGCTTCCAGTGTGTGACTGTACCTTTGAAGTAGTCATACAAGCCACAGACACTCTACAAACTTGGTCAGACATTGAATTCTAGCATAACCCAACTACGTAGGAGCCACTCCCTTAAAGGAACAGTACAGACTGGAGTCCACTTACCTTCTGATGACAGCTGCTCGTATTCATCGGAGACCATGTGACCACATAGTGGGAACTCGTCCACCTTGGCCTTCTTACGACCCAAGTCGAAGATCCTGATTTTAGGATCTAGGAGAGATAAGGACAAGCTTGAGATGAGGCAGAAGTGACAACTGGTTCAGACAAAGAGCCAACCCACAAACTGAAATAACCCAGATCAGATGTGACATTGAGTGTAGTGACTTATGGACGCTGACCAACTTGTTATAGTGTAGATTGGGACTTCAAACAGGAAGACTGAAGTgtcttacaggggttgtccatgatttggAGCAGTCTGTAGGGTGTTGGGGGAGATGGCGTGGGGACAATGATACCTGTCCCCAAGTCCAGTCTGACTCCTTGCATATGATAGGGCTCCTGCACCAGAAGCTGTGAGGCTCATGTGACCACCAAAACCAATCTGGAGAGACTAGAACGTACCAGagcctgctgaggccactgatgtgACTGCCGAGACCTAGGAGCCGCACAGATTCTGGTGCTGGATCCCCAGCATGTGGGAAATTGGAagagggattttttttcttttacacccaCCCTGGACACCCCAAGTGTTTATATGTCgacaaaagtaaaacatttttgcaaaaatgaattcatttttttgcagttttataaACCAACGATCTTAGTGGAAATATCTTGGTCTGatcggttaccaatggatataaccatgaatacaggaactttctatggtctgggacttgtcaaaaaccgaGCCATGACATCCTTGTCCGTAGGTTATCTGGAGGGGGCACTACATGAACCAGAAGATATCCTgatcacaataagaacatcatggctgggtctctgaaccccagaccatagaaagttccagcaTTCTGTATCTATTGACTGATCAAGGAAAAAATGTCACCACCAAGATGGTTGAAAAAAGTCTATAAAATGTTTAGATTTAAAGGAGTTTCTGTTCCAGAGAAAACACTTATGGATCTGCACCAAACAAACGCAGCACTAGATCTATAAGATTCTGGCAGTGACACgtaagacccagttcacatctgcgttctggccattccattcccccattcgcatgaaatatgcagagaaaaaTGTTCTGCAAgccgcacttttctctccgcattattcgtatggaaaccacatggacccccattatagtctatggatgtCCTTCGGTAACTTTTTAATGTGGCTAGATTTCTGTtcgtggggggagggggtctccaAGTAGACTCCCCAAAGGCACATGTGAACTGGGTCTAATAGGACTCTTGTCCTGTCCTTTGACACCCTGCACAGCTCCTCTGATACAGAGGCCTACACAGATGTGACTCAGCCTAAAGCTAATGTCATGTTATACctagtgcaggatctgcagagcAGTCAGTGACCCTCATTACCTGCACCCCAAGGTCACACATTGCCCCTTTTGCCCTGCACCAAACAGAATAGCTGTACCAGGAAATACACAAACCATGGCCTGTCCTGTGCACTCACCTGGGACACCTCTACAGAAACGGGATTTTGGGTAGGGCTTGTTTTTGCAGTATCTGTAACTAAACACAAAAGGTGATGTTAATACACAACCAGCAGGTAACACGGGCATACAAGGAGGGGACGTCTGTCCTAATGTCAAACCTGCACAATATTCACAAGACTCCAGAGGGACAGCACTGCATGGTCAAGTCCCCTACCATAGATGTGCAGACTGGCACCACGACAGCCTCTACCAGCCCCACGCTGACATTACAGATCTGTATCTATTTTAGCTCATGTCTAACCCATAATGACATGTATAGGGGAATTACTCTTTTAGCAGGGTCTATGACTTCCATGTCCACAACACTCACTACCTGCTCTGTACAGGAACCACAAACTACCAATCCTGTGACCTGGGGTCTTAAAAGTCC contains:
- the LOC142185412 gene encoding deoxyribonuclease-1-like; the encoded protein is MMNPYMVALLLLLALQVSTAFKICAFNIKSFGEAKASNKKIMGALVKILSRCDISVIQEVRDSKGEAIPALVNELNRFDGAHHYQHLESKRLGKNSYKEQYVFIYRADTVKVLDWYQYVDDHPDHPEAFAREPFAVRFHSPTTVVKDFALMSHHTCPTRAASEINKLLHVMLQVKSQWKMESLMLLGDLNAACGYVTAEEWRNIQRRSSDTFHWLIGDKDDTTVNQKTHCAYDRIVVHGAELLKGIVPGSAKPFNFKRKLGLSEEEALEVSDHYPVEVNLRPDPRMEREL
- the RPL10 gene encoding large ribosomal subunit protein uL16, whose amino-acid sequence is MGRRPARCYRYCKNKPYPKSRFCRGVPDPKIRIFDLGRKKAKVDEFPLCGHMVSDEYEQLSSEALEAARICANKYMVKSCGKDGFHIRVRLHPFHVIRINKMLSCAGADRLQTGMRGAFGKPQGTVARVHIGQVIMSIRTKTSNKEHVVEALRRAKFKFPGRQKIHISKKWGFTKFNAENFEAMVAEKRLIPDGCGVKYIPNRGPLDKWRALHAV